In the genome of Anomalospiza imberbis isolate Cuckoo-Finch-1a 21T00152 chromosome 27, ASM3175350v1, whole genome shotgun sequence, one region contains:
- the ABCA7 gene encoding phospholipid-transporting ATPase ABCA7 isoform X2, with protein MAVGTQLGLLLWKNFTYRRRQRIQLAIEILWPLFLFLILISVRRSHPPFKQHECHFPNKALPSAGTLPWLQGIICNMNNPCFRHPTAGEAPGVVGNFDGSIVSRLLTEVRQVLLRGHGQRLLRSFARLLPALRRLRDSGNQRRALPVREYLREDETFSRFLRTNTSLPPALVDELMGARLSPRIFSLASIRLPLKALVCNASVLGGFLVGGDADSTQSLQRGLCALPSSQLRAMEGSFLSQMDFPRLLTEQLSSEMGGISGTVEALGSFLRDAASLMEEVSSMTSLAELRQEIVGLRAPNTSTGAFTALSRIACGHPEGGGLRIPSLNWYEDNDVKAFLDRNSSEQRPVASGSTSPFCRELLRSLESSPLSQIFWRGIKPLFVGKILYTPPGPGPDSVMAEVNRTFRELAVLGELGGAWQELGPRIYTLLNSSLEMQVLQDLLLAPNTAQLLDGFLNGTSWKLPELVTFLTGPVGGPGLTWHQVYADVDAVLSTLSQFMECVCLDKIEAVATEEQLVARALELLEEQQFWAAVVFQPPINATAPGLPPHVRYKIRMDIDDVTRTNKIKDRFWDPGPAADPFSDLRYIWGGFVYIQDLVEQAVVRVQTGAAPRTGVYVQQMPYPCYVDDVFLRVLNRSLPLFMTLAWIYSVAMIIKGVVHEKETRLKETMKTMGLSSGILWLSWFLSSFIPFLLSSALLVLILKLGNILPYSDPAVIFLFLSTFSVATISQCFLISIFFPRANLASACGGIIYFSLYLPYVLCVAWRDYITFPIRVFVSLLSPVAFGFGCDYFSLYEEQGVGIQWHNLAASPVPGDPYSFAAAMGLLLLDAVLYGLATWYLEGVFPGQYGIPKPWNFPFLKSYWFGESPSSGHSLYHTRPNTAPQVLVEEPPADLQPGVSIRNLVKVYGSSGRAAVNGLSLDFYEGQITSFLGHNGAGKTTTMSILTGLLPPTSGTAYILGWDIRSDIDSIRKSMGMCPQHNVLFDILTVEEHVWFYGRLKGLSEQQVQEEMEQLLQDTGLPHKRREQTRNLSGGMQRKLSVAIAFVGGSRVVILDEPTAGVDPFSRRSIWELLLKYRKGRTIILSTHYMDEAELLGDRTAIISQGQLCCCGSPLFLKARLGTGYHLTLVKRERSGTGGNAGTAPGVTKKDGSDSEHSSDTGLGSERGSDASAVDVAQLSALIQKLVPGSRLVEDIGHEVLFVLPYSGARDGAFGELFRELDARLGELGVSSYGISDTTLEEIFLKVAEDTALDTDTTGTMKGAVPGEMGDGDVADGEMAEEPRETDLLRGAAGQACGRVRGWALTGRQLRALFTKRMLHARRSTRGFFAQIVLPAVFVCIALLFSLIVPPFGRYPPLQLQPWMYGQQFTFFSNDAPGDPDTARLLDVLLAEPGFGTKCMKEEGKATGLCPPASHPDGFSAPSAPPSLLEVLQRGNWSRAQPSPPCQCSGPGAHRMLPECPEGAGGLPPPQVQRGTGDILQNLTGRNISDYLVKTYPQIIRQELRNKKWVNEQRYGGFSLGAGSSQALPSAAEVDQAVLELRVLLNITLGSPSDRLLANLSRFIEGLDAHRNIKVWFNNKGWHAMVSFLNVASNGLLRARLPPGTDPARFGITATNHPLNLTKEQLSEAALMATSVDVLVSICVIFAMSFVPASFVVFLIEERVSKAKHLQFVSGMKPITYWLGNFAWDMCNYLVPALLVILIFLCFQQESYVSSANLPSLVLLLLLYGWSITPLMYPASFLFSIPSTAYVALTCINLFIGINGSVATFVLELFVDQNLNDINRVLKKVFLIFPHFCLGRGLIDMVKNQAMADAFERFGDKRFVSPLSWDLAGKNMFAMAIEGIVFFLFTLLLQYHRFFLHLGPRALELPSLGDEDRDVARERARVGSIPPHGHLLLLKDLTKVYRRRKAPAVDRLCVAIPPGECFGLLGVNGAGKTSTFKMLTGDTEVTLGEAWLKGHSVLTDLQSVHQHMGYCPQFDAITDLLTGQEHLEFYSRLRGIPEEETPRAAQWGITALGLGPHADRPAGKYSGGNKRKLSTAIALLGCPPVVFLDEPTTGMDPQARRFLWERILGVIRDGRSVVLTSHSMEECEALCTRMAIMVNGRFRCLGSVQHLKNRFGDGYTVVVRAGGPGPAAVQTLLQQHFPGIVLREQHGGLLQYHLPARVTSLATVFSLLAAHRGPCHIEDYSVSQTTLDQVFMHFAQEQSDGDAGEVTAPGQDAAPSPGRRLSRFLEDDSYQESAV; from the exons ATGGCCGTGGGCacccagctggggctgctgctctggaagaaCTTCACCTACCGCCGGCGGCAGCGG ATCCAGCTGGCTATCGAGATCCTGTGgcccctcttcctcttccttatCTTGATCTCAGTGCGGCGATCCCACCCGCCCTTCAAGCAGCATGAGT GCCACTTTCCCAACAAGGCGCTGCCGTCTGCGGggaccctgccctggctgcagggCATCATCTGCAACATGAACAACCCCTGCTTCCGGCACCCCACGGCGGGAGAGGCCCCTGGCGTGGTGGGCAACTTCGATGGCTCCAT CGTCTCCCGTCTCCTGACCGAAGTCCGGCAGGTCCTGCTCCGCGGGCACGGGCAGCGGCTCCTGCGCAGCTTCGCCCGGCTCCTGCCCGCCCTGCGCCGGCTCCGGGACAGCGGGAACCAGCGGAGGG ctctgccgGTGAGGGAATACTTGAGAGAGGACGAGACCTTCTCCCGGTTCCTGCGGACCAACACATCTCTGCCCCCGGCGCTGGTGGATGAGCTGATGGGGGCTCGGCTCAGCCCCCGCATC TTCTCCCTGGCGAGCATTCGCCTGCCGCTAAAGGCTCTGGTCTGCAACGCCTCGGTCCTGGGGGGGTTCCTGGTGGGCGGCGATGCCGACTCCACCCAGAGCCTGCAGCGAGGACTGTGCGcgctgcccagctcccagctccgtGCCATGGAGGGCTCCTTCCTCTCCCAGATGGACTTCCCACGACTCCTGACG GAACAGCTGAGCTCAGAGATGGGCGGAATCTCTGGCACCGTGGAAGCTTTGGGCAGCTTCCTGCGGGATGCAGCATCCCTGATGGAGGAG GTCTCCTCCATGACCAGCCTGGCCGAGCTGCGTCAGGAGATTGTGGGGTTGAGGGCCCCCAACACCAGCACGGGCGCCTTCACAGCCCTGTCACGCATCGCCTGTGGCCACCCCGAGGGCGGGGGGCTCAGGATCCCCTCCCTCAACTGGTACGAGGACAATGATGTCAAAGCCTTCCTGGACCGgaacagctcagagcagagacCCGTGGCCTCAGGCAGCACCA gtcccttctGCCGGGAGCTGCTCCGCAGCCTGGAGTCCAGCCCCCTCTCACAGATCTTCTGGCGGGGGATCAAGCCCCTCTTTGTGGGGAAGATCCTGTACACCCCACCTGGGCCCGGCCCCGACAGTGTCATGGCTGAG GTGAATCGGACCTTCCgggagctggcagtgctgggggagttggggggtgcctggcaggagctgggaccCCGAATCTACACCCTCCTCAACAGCAGCCTGGAGATGCAGGTGCTCCAG gacctgctgctggccccgaacacagcccagctcctggatGGGTTCCTCAACGGCACCTCCTGGAAGCTGCCGGAGCTGGTCACATTCCTGACAGGGCCAGTGGGGGGACCAGGCCTCACGTGGCACCAGGTGTACGCTGATGTGGACGCAGTCCTGAGCACGCTGTCACAGTTCATGGAG TGTGTCTGCCTGGACAAGATCGAGGCAGTGGCCACCGAGGAGCAGCTGGTAGCccgagccctggagctgctggaggagcagcagttTTGGGCAGCAGTGGTCTTCCAGCCCCCCATCAATGCCACGGCCCCCGGACTGCCACCCCATGTCCGCTACAAAATCCGCATGGACATTGATGACGTCACGAGAACCAACAAGATCAAGGACAG GTTTTGGGACCCAGGCCCCGCAGCTGACCCCTTCAGTGACCTGCGCTACATCTGGGGGGGCTTCGTCTACATTCAGGACCTGGTGGAGCAGGCGGTGGTGCGGGTGCAGACTGGGGCTGCCCCACGGACAGGGGTCTATGTCCAGCAGATGCCCTACCCCTGCTACGTGGATGATGT GTTCTTGAGGGTCCTGAACCGCTCGCTGCCTCTCTTCATGACACTGGCCTGGATCTACTCAGTGGCCATGATCATCAAGGGGGTGGTGCACGAGAAGGAGACGCGTCTCAAGGAGACCATGAAAACCATGGGGCTGAGCAGTGGGATCCTCTGGCTCAGCTGGTTCCTCAGCAGCTTCATTCCCTTcctcctcagctctgccctcctTGTCCTCATCCTCAAG ctgggaaacatcctgccCTACAGCGACCCAGCAgtcatcttcctcttcctcagcacCTTCTCAGTGGCCACCATCAGCCAGTGCTTCCTCATCAGCATCTTCTTCCCCCGTGCCAACCTGGCCTCGGCGTGCGGTGGCATCATTTACTTCTCGCTGTACCTGCCCTACGTGCTGTGCGTCGCCTGGCGCGACTACATCACCTTCCCAATCCGTGTCTTTGTG agcctgctgtccCCCGTGGCCTTCGGCTTCGGCTGCGATTACTTCTCCCTCTACGAGGAGCAGGGGGTGGGCATCCAGTGGCACAACCTGGCTGCCAGCCCCGTGCCAGGAGACCCGTACAGCTTCGCTGCAGCcatggggctgctgctgctggacgCTGTCCTCTACGGCCTGGCCACCTGGTACCTCGAGGGTGTCTTCCCAG GTCAGTACGGGATCCCCAAGCCCTGGAATTTCCCCTTCCTGAAGAGCTACTGGTTTGGAGAGTCACCCTCATCTGGGCACTCCCTGTACCACACCAGACCCAACACTGCACCCCAAG TGCTGGTGGAGGAGCCGCCTGCCGACCTCCAGCCTGGCGTCTCCATCCGCAACCTGGTGAAGGTCTATGGCAGCAGTGGCCGTGCTGCTGTCAATGGGCTGAGCCTGGACTTCTACGAGGGGCAGATCACATCCTTCCTGGGCCACAACGGCGCTGGAAAGACCACCACCAT GTCCATCCTGACTGGCCTCCTGCCGCCCACCTCGGGCACTGCCTATATCCTGGGCTGGGACATCCGCTCTGACATCGACAGCATCCGCAAATCCATGGGGATGTGTCCCCAGCACAACGTGCTCTTTGACAT CCTGACGGTGGAGGAGCACGTCTGGTTCTACGGGCGGCTGAAGGGGCTCTCGGAGCAGCAggtgcaggaggagatggagcagctgctgcaggacacGGGGCTGCCCCACAAGCGCCGGGAGCAGACCAGGAACCTCTCGG GCGGGATGCAGCGGAAGCTCTCGGTGGCCATCGCCTTCGTGGGCGGCTCCCGGGTGGTCATCCTGGATGAGCCCACGGCCGGCGTTGACCCCTTCTCCCGCCGCAGcatctgggagctgctgctcaagTACCGCAAAG GCCGCACCATCATCCTGTCCACCCACTACATGGATGAGGCAGAGCTCCTGGGGGACCGCACCGCCATCATCTCAcagggccagctctgctgctgcggGTCACCCCTCTTCCTCAAGGCCAGGCTTGGCACCGGCTACCACCTCACCCTGGTGAAGCGGGAGAGGAGCGGCACAGGCGGCAACGCTGGCACTGCCCCCGGTGTCACCAAAAAG GACGGCAGTGACTCGgagcacagcagtgacacaggccTGGGCAGCGAGCGGGGCAGTGACGCCAGTGCCGTGG ATGTGGCCCAGCTGTCGGCGCTGATCCAGAAGCTGGTCCCTGGCTCCCGGCTGGTGGAGGACATCGGGCACGAGGTGCTCTTCGTCCTGCCCTACAGTGGGGCCAGGGACGGGGCCTTCGGGGAGCTGTTCCGTGAGCTGGACGCACgcctgggggaactgggggtcTCCAGCTACGGCATCTCTGACACCACCCTGGAAGAG ATCTTCCTGAAGGTGGCCGAGGACACAGCGCTGGACACTGACACCACAG GCACCATGAAAGGAGCAGTCCCTGGCGAGATGGGGGATGGGGATGTGGCCGATGGAGAGATGG CGGAGGAGCCCCGGGAGACGGACCTGctgcggggggcggcggggcaggCCTGCGGCAGGGTGAGGGGCTGGGCGCTCACCGGCCGCCAGCTCCGCGCTCTCTTCACCAAGAGGATGCTCCACGCTCGGCGCAGCACCCGCGGCTTCTTCGCGCAG ATCGTCCTCCCCGCCGTCTTCGTCTGCATCGCGCTGCTCTTCAGCCTCATCGTGCCGCCCTTCGGGAGGTACCCGccgctgcagctccagccctggatgTACGGGCAGCAGTTCACCTTTttcag CAACGACGCCCCGGGAGACCCCGACACAGCCCGGCTGCTGGACGTGCTCCTGGCTGAGCCCGGCTTCGGCACCAAGTGCATGAAGGAAGAGGGGAAGGC GACAGGGCTGTGCCCACCAGCTTcccaccccgatggcttctcggccccctcagccccccccTCCCTGCTGGAAGTGCTGCAGCGTGGGAACTGGTCACGGGCCCAGCCATCCCCCCCGTGTCAGTGCAGTGGGCCGGGAGCACACAGGATGCTGCCTGAGTGTcctgagggggctggggggctcccACCACCCCAG GTGCagaggggcacaggggacatcCTTCAGAACCTGACGGGCAGGAACATCTCTGACTACCTGGTGAAGACCTATCCCCAGATCATCCGTCAGGA GCTGAGGAACAAGAAGTGGGTGAATGAGCAGAG GTACGGCGGCTTCTCCCTgggtgctggcagctcccaggccCTGCCGTCAGCAGCAGAGGTGGATCAGGCGGTGCTGGAGCTCCGGGTGCTGCTCAACATCACCCTG GGCAGCCCCTCGGATCGGCTCCTGGCCAACCTCAGCCGCTTCATCGAGGGTTTGGATGCCCACAGGAATATCAAG GTCTGGTTCAACAACAAGGGCTGGCACGCCATGGTCTCCTTCCTCAACGTGGCCAGCAATGGGCTGCTGCGAGCCCGGCTGCCCCCCGGCACCGACCCTGCGCGCTTCGGCATCACGGCCACCAACCACCCCCTCAACCTCACCAAGGAGCAGCTCTCAGAGGCCGCCCT GATGGCCACCTCTGTGGACGTGCTGGTCTCCATCTGCGTGATCTTCGCCATGTCCTTCGTCCCGGCCAGCTTCGTCGTCTTCCTCATTGAGGAGCGGGTCAGCAAGGCCAAGCACCTTCAGTTTGTCAGCGGGATGAAGCCCATCACCTACTGGCTGGGCAACTTCGCCTGGGACAtg TGCAACTACCTGGTCCCCGCACTGCTGGTCATCCTCAtcttcctctgcttccagcAGGAATCCTACGTGTCCTCGGCCAACCTGCcctccctggtgctgctgctgctgctctacGG ATGGTCCATCACCCCCCTGATGTATCCAGCCTCCTTCCTCTTCAGCATCCCCAGCACCGCCTACGTGGCCCTGACCTGCATCAACCTCTTCATCGGCATCAACGGCAGCGTGGCCACCTTTGTGCTGGAGCTCTTCGTGGACCAG AACCTCAATGACATCAACCGCGTCCTGAAGAAGGTTTTCCTCATCTTCCCCCACTTCTGCTTGGGCCGAGGCCTCATTGACATGGTGAAGAACCAGGCAATGGCTGATGCCTTTGAGAGGTTTG GGGACAAGCGCTTCGTGTCCCCCCTCTCCTGGGACCTGGCGGGGAAGAACATGTTTGCCATGGCCATCGAGGGCATCGTCTTCTTCCTCTTCACCCTCCTGCTGCAGTACCACCGCTTCTTCCTGCACCTGGG CCCACGGGCTCTGGAGCTGCCCTCGCTGGGAGATGAGGACAGGGACGTGGCCAGGGAGCGGGCGAGGGTGGGCAGCATCCCCCCACACGGCCACCTCCTGCTTCTGAAGGACCTGACCAAG GTGTACCGGCGCAGGAAGGCTCCGGCCGTGGACCGGCTCTGCGTGGCCATCCCCCCCGGAGAG TGCTTTGGCCTCCTGGGGGTGAATGGGGCCGGGAAAACCTCCACCTTCAAGATGCtgacaggggacacagaggtgacGCTGGGGGAGGCCTGGCTGAAGGGGCACAG TGTGCTCACCGACCTCCAGTCTGTCCACCAGCACATGGGTTACTGTCCCCAGTTTGATGCCATCACAGACCTGCTGACAGGCCAGGAGCACCTGGAGTTCTACAGCCGCCTGCGTGGGATCCCGGAGGAGGAGACCCCCAGG GCGGCTCAGTGGGGCATCACCGCTCTGGGGCTGGGCCCGCACGCAGACCGGCCGGCGGGCAAGTACAGCGGTGGCAACAAGCGCAAGCTCTCCACGGCCATCGCCCTCCTCGGCTGTCCCCCCGTGGTTTTCCTG GATGAGCCCACAACGGGGATGGACCCACAAGCGCGGAGGTTCCTGTGGGAGCGCATCCTTGGCGTTATCCGGGACGGCCGGTCCGTGGTGCTCACGTCCCACAG CATGGAGGAGTGTGAGGCGCTCTGCACCAGGATGGCCATCATGGTCAACGGCCGCTTCCGCTGCCTGGGCAGCGTCCAGCACCTCAAGAACAG gTTTGGGGACGGATACAC